TCGTGACCGGCGGCGGTCCCGGCGTGATGGAGGCGGGCAATCGCGGCGCGGCGGATGCGGGCGGGGTGTCGATCGGCCTGAACATCGTGCTGCCGCATGAACAGGCGCCCAACGGCTATGTCACGCCCGATCTCAGTTTCAACTTCCACTATTTCGCCATCCGCAAGATGCATTTCCTGATGCGCGCCCGCGCCATCACCGTCTTTCCCGGCGGGTTCGGCACCATGGATGAGATGTTCGAATCCCTGACCCTGATCCAGACCGGGCGGATGGAGCGGGTTCCGTTCCTGCTGTTCGGCCGCACGTTCTGGGAACGGATCATCAACTGGGAGGCGCTGGCCGATGCCGGGACCATCTCGGACGAGGATCTCGACCTGTTCCGGTTCGTGGACTCGGCGCAGGAGGCGGTCGAGGTGATCGACGGCTGGAAAATGGCACCGGCGCGCGCGGAAATTCCCGGCCGCTGAATTAGACGCTGAAACGGGCGCCGGACCGGGGCGCCCGATGTTCAGCGGTCGAGGCCGGCCTCGGCCTCGATCTGCCGCCGGGATTTGCGCGCGCGTTCGGTTTCCGATTTCAGCTGCCCGCAGGCGGCCATGATATCCTCGCCGCGCGGGGTGCGGATCGGGCTGGCATAGCCGGCCTTGTAGATGATGTCGGCAAAGGCGCGGATACGGTTGTTCGACGACCGTTTGTAGGGCGCGCCGGGCCATTCGTTGAACGGGATCAGGTTGATCTTGGCGGGAATGCCGTGTTCGCGGATCAGCGCGATCAGCCGACGCGCGTCGTCGTCGCTGTCATTGACCCCGTCCAGCATCACATATTCGAACGTGATGCGTTCGGAATTCGACGCCTTGGGATAGCTGGCCAGCGCCCGCAGCAGGGCGTCGATGTTCCAGCGCCGGTTGATCGGCACCAGCACGTTGCGGGTTTCGTCATCGGTGGCGTGAAAGGAAATCGCCAGTTGGCAGCCGATTTCCTCGGCCGTGCGGGCGATCTCGGGCACCACCCCCGAGGTGGACAGCGTGATACGGCGGCGCGACAGCGAAATGCCCTCGGGGTCCATCGCGATCTTCATCGCGTCGCGCACATTGTCGAAATTGTAGAGCGGTTCGCCCATGCCCATCAGCACGATGTTGGACAGCAGGCGGGTTTCGTCCTTGGGCTGGCCCGGCACCGGCCATTCGCCCAGGTCGTCGCGCGCCATCATCACCTGGCCCACGATTTCACCGGCGGTCAGGTTGCGCACCAGTTTCTGCGTGCCGGTGTGGCAGAAGGAACAGGTCAGCGTGCAGCCCACCTGGCTCGACACGCACAGCGTGCCGCGATCCTCTTCGGGGATATAGACCACCTCGACCTCGTGGCCGCCGGCGATGCGGACCAGGTATTTGCGGGTGCCGTCGGCGCTGACCTGGCGGCTGACCATTTCGGGCACCTCGATCACGAACCGTTCACCCAGCAGGGCGCGATAGGGTTTGGCCAGGTTGGTCATCGCCGCGAAATCGCGCACGCCCCACTGATAGATCCACTGCCAGATCTGGCCCACGCGCATCCGCGCCTGTTTTTCGGGGGTGCCCGTGGCGATCAGCGCCTCGCGCATGGCCTCGCGGGTCATGCCGACAAGGTTGACCGGCCCATCGGGCAGCTTGCGCGGGATGGTCAGGACATCCTGCGTGATCGGGGCGGTTTGGGTCATGGCGCGGCCTACCGTTGCGGTGAAGACGGTCATATAGGGCAAACCGCGGCCGATTTGAACGAAAAAACGTATCCCGCCCCCAGCTTCCCGCCCAGACCTTCCCGTCCAGACCTTCCCGTCCAAGCCTTTCTACCCCGGCGGGGCAGGGGAGGGGTGTCAGGCCGGGCGGGTTACTGGTTGCAGCGTTTCTCGGCGTCCTCGATCGCGGCGGTAAAGCCCAGCAGTGAAAACGTGTCGCTGGTCTGGGTGCCGCGCGCCGACCGCGCGGTCAGCACCGCCTCGGCCCCGCGTTTCATGGCGGTGATGATCTTGGCATCATCCGTCGCCGTGGCGGGCCAGGCCCATTCGCCGTCCGAGAACAGCTCGAAACTGTTGCCCGAGATGTTCATGTTGACGGTCGACCCCGTGGCGAAGGGATAGCCGCCGGTAAAGGCGATCTGGCCCTTTACCTTGTCCTTGGGGCGGTAGAACACGAACAGCAATATGTCGCCGCGCCGCACCGCGACCTCGCGGCCGCCGCGGGTGTTCTTGGTGCTCTTGGGCGCCGATACGCTCCAGCACTCGGTCGGATCCTTCTCGACGAACACGCTCCAGTCGGTCTTGGCCGCGACCCTGTTCGTGCTCGTTCCCTGCTTGTC
This is a stretch of genomic DNA from Pukyongiella litopenaei. It encodes these proteins:
- a CDS encoding LOG family protein: MRDDRLSPFRDAHEDRNTARHVQDTPQTRAPAYRLAFADDDFLCRDELRPVRLQLELLKPQLLLDEMGIESTVVMFGGARIPEPANRDSARTQTLAELSGFYDEARLFARLMTERAVASGNRDNIIVTGGGPGVMEAGNRGAADAGGVSIGLNIVLPHEQAPNGYVTPDLSFNFHYFAIRKMHFLMRARAITVFPGGFGTMDEMFESLTLIQTGRMERVPFLLFGRTFWERIINWEALADAGTISDEDLDLFRFVDSAQEAVEVIDGWKMAPARAEIPGR
- a CDS encoding invasion associated locus B family protein, coding for MDGLEAGLMVSKFGCTLAALCVAGLATTATAQDKQGTSTNRVAAKTDWSVFVEKDPTECWSVSAPKSTKNTRGGREVAVRRGDILLFVFYRPKDKVKGQIAFTGGYPFATGSTVNMNISGNSFELFSDGEWAWPATATDDAKIITAMKRGAEAVLTARSARGTQTSDTFSLLGFTAAIEDAEKRCNQ
- the rlmN gene encoding 23S rRNA (adenine(2503)-C(2))-methyltransferase RlmN translates to MTQTAPITQDVLTIPRKLPDGPVNLVGMTREAMREALIATGTPEKQARMRVGQIWQWIYQWGVRDFAAMTNLAKPYRALLGERFVIEVPEMVSRQVSADGTRKYLVRIAGGHEVEVVYIPEEDRGTLCVSSQVGCTLTCSFCHTGTQKLVRNLTAGEIVGQVMMARDDLGEWPVPGQPKDETRLLSNIVLMGMGEPLYNFDNVRDAMKIAMDPEGISLSRRRITLSTSGVVPEIARTAEEIGCQLAISFHATDDETRNVLVPINRRWNIDALLRALASYPKASNSERITFEYVMLDGVNDSDDDARRLIALIREHGIPAKINLIPFNEWPGAPYKRSSNNRIRAFADIIYKAGYASPIRTPRGEDIMAACGQLKSETERARKSRRQIEAEAGLDR